TCACCACGCCTTCCGTCGTGTTCTCAATCGGCACCACACCGAAATGGGCGCGACCACGCTCCACCTCACTGAAGACGTCCTTGATACTGTTCACGGGGATATAGTGCGCGGAGGAACCGAACTTCTGCATGCAGGCCATGTGCGTGAACGTGGCCCGTGGTCCGAGATAGGCGACCTTCTGCGGCCCTTCCAGAGACAACGAGGCCGACATGATTTCCCGATAGACGGCCCGAATGGCGTCGGTAGGAAATGGACCGGTATTTTGCTTGCTCAGCCGTTCAAAAATCGCCGCTTCTCGAGCCGGCGTATGCAGATGCGCCTCCGCATCTTTCAGCTTCTTTAATCGGCCGATTTCGATCACCGACTTTGAGCGCTCGTTCAGCAGGCGCAAAATCTGATCATCGATCCGGTCGATTTCCTGACGATGGCTTTGCAGATCATCAGACATGACGGGGGGATTCCCTCCTCGCGGTGCGCGCCTTCGAGAAGGCAGGGCCGCGATACGAGTCCACGCCGAGACATGCGTCTAGGCAAGTGAGTATCCTACAGGAGCCTGTAAGGGCATTGCAAGGATAGGTGTGCGGATTCAAGGGGTTGTGACGGACTCCGTTCCACCGGAGAAGGAGAGCAGATCTTTCTGTTTTTTGAAGTGATCGAATGCGAGCCTAGTCGCTTGTCGACCGCGGCCGGTCCGTTCCAGGAAACCTGCCTGGATCAGATAGGGCTCGTAGACGTCCTCGAGTGTGCCCTTGTCCTCCTGCACAGCAGCCGCCAGGGAGTCGACCCCGACCGGCCCGCCATTGAATTTCTCGATGACCGTGAGCACGATACGTCGATCCATCTCATCCAGCCCAGCCGTATCGACCGCCAACCACACCAGGGCCTCCTGCGCCACTGACCTGGTGATCCGCCCCTGCGCTTTGATCTCCGCATAATCTCGAATGCGCTTGATCAGTCTGTTCACGATGCGTGGCGTGCCGCGAGCCCGACGGGCAATCTCCGCCGCACCGGCCTCGTCGATGGGGATATGGAGCAATCCGGCTGAGCGGGTGACAATGGCGGTCAACTCCCGGGGGGTATAAAACTCCAGGCGGTGAACCAATCCGAAGCGATCCCTGAGCGGTGAGGTCAATGCCCCAGCCCTCGTGGTGGCGCCGACCAGGGTAAACCGAGGCAGCTCCAGCTTCACGGTCCTGGTTGAAGCACCCTGACCGATGACCAAATCCAATTGATAGTCTTCCATTGCCGGATAGAGAGCTTCCTCCACCGAAGCCGGCAAGCGGTGAATTTCATCGATAAACAGTACGTCCCGTTCCTGCAAATTGGTCAAGATCGCCGCAAGGTCGCCGGCATGACTCAGCACCAAGCCGGAGGTCGAGCGAATGGCCGACCCCATCTCACGGGCGATGATATGCGCGATCGTCGTCTTGCCCAAGCCGGGCGGGCCGTAAAAAATGGCATGATCCAACGCCTCTCCCCGTCGTTTGGCGGCTTCGATACAAATCTCCAGAGACTCTTTCATCCGTGGCTGGCCGACGTACTCTTGCAGACTCTGCGGGCGCAGTGCCGTTTCGAGGCCACGTTCATCGTCGGTCAGTTGGCTGCTCACCGTGCGCTCGGTCATTGGACAATGTGGCTCCAGCGGATGGTTCGGCTACCGGGGCTCCGGTGACGGTCTGAATTTGGGTGGCGGCGGAGAGGCACCCTGGCCGGGCGCAGCTGTGCTCCCGCAATCCGGCGGACAGCGAACGCCGCCTTGAGTCGGGTCGGGCAAGCTCGATCCCATCTGCTGCGACTGACACTGCGATACGAGTCCCCCGTCGATGGATCCGCACCTGGATGGCACATTCGACCGTCCAACCTCCGCATACCCTTCCGGACAAGATCCACACACCGCAAGCATGTTCGCTCCCAGCGGTACGCACTGGACCAACATGGGATCACCGTCTTTGCAAACTTCGGGAGCCGTGGTGCGCGCAGTAGTGGCATACCCTTCTGGACATGTCCCGCACATCTTGCGAATGCTCTTGGCCTCATTCTGACCGTCAGCCACAGCGGCTGATTCTGATAGGCCGGCAGACAGCAGCACCAAAGCAAACGCCACCCTGATGCCCCATTGCCGCGATGTTGATTGTACGCCGCCTGTCATCATGCGTCACCCCTTGGCAAGGTCTTTCAGTGCCTCTCGAATCACCTGCTCTAGGCCCTGCGCCATCGCGCCGGACTTTTCGACCCGCTTCAGCGCCTCTTTCACATCCGGCTGCCGATACCCGAGATTCACGAGAGCCGACAGGGCATCATCATACAGAGGACTTACCGGTTGTCCGTTTCCGCTGTCGTCCGATGTACACACCGGATGGAGCTTCGCCACCTTGTCCTTGAGCTCCAATGCAATCCTGGCGGCTGATTTTTTGCCGATCCCCGGCACCGTTCCAAGCTTTTCGGTATCACCGGCTTGAATGGCCGAGAACAGGTCCTTGACGGACAGCGTCGACAGGACGCTCAACCCCAACTTCGGTCCGATGCCGGAAATGCCGGTCAGAAGCAGAAAGGCCTCTTTCTCAGCTCCCGTGAGAAACCCATAGAGCTGAATCGCATCCTCTCGCACATGGGTGTGGATGCTGAGCGTGACGGACTCATGCTGATTAGGCAGAGAATAGTAGGTACTGAGGGGAATCAGGACTTCGTAGCCGACGCCGTGAACATCGAGCGTCAGATGCGAAGGCGCCTTGAAGGCCAAGTGGCCTGTCAGTAAGGCGATCATGTGGGTCGCTGTCTGGTGCGGTGCGAAGTGCCTGGTGAACGGACTGCAGTCGCATCCATGCTGGACGTCGGAACCCGCGAATTACGCGGTGGCAGCGGCCACCTTCTCCATCACTTCATCGGAAATGTCGAAGTTGGCATGCACCTTTTGGACGTCATCGTGCTCGTCCAGAATTTCCATCAGCTTCAACATCTGCTCCGCCGCTTTCTCCTCCAAGGCAATCGTATTCTGAGGAATGAAGTTCAGTTCGGCAAGCGTATACTCAATCTTCGCGTCGGCAAGAGCCTTTTTCACGGCTTCGAAATCTTGCGGGCTGGTCAACACTTCAAAGGCCTTGTCCCCGACCTTCACATCTTCTGCACCCGCTTCCAACGCGATGGTGAGAAGCGCATCTTCTTCGACTTTGCCTTTTTCGACGACCAAGACACCTTTTTTGTGGAACTGCCAAGAGACGGCACCCGCCTCCGCCATATTGCCGCCGTTCTTGGTCAACAAACTTCGAATCTCCGCAACCGTGCGATTTCGGTTGTCCGAAGTAATTTCCATCAGCACTGCTGTCCCCCCGGGACCGTATCCTTCCAGGGTGAACTCCTCATACGTGACGCCGGGAAGTTCCCCGGTGCCGCGCTGAATGGCCTTCTTCATGGTATCGCCGGGCATGTTGGCTTCTTTGGCCTTGGCAATGGCCAGCCGCAACCGCGGATTGCCATCGGGATCACCGCCCGACCGCGCCGCGATGGTCAATTCACGGATAATACGGGTGAAAATTTTGCCCCGCTTGGCATCCACTGCCGACTTATGCCGCTTGATTGTTGCCCAATGGCTATGGCCACCCATGGCGACTCCTCTTGACCCAGGTGAATCGGACGTGTCCGCAGATCCCTGTGTCCATGCACAACAGAATTGAAAAATGTACAGCTAACATAGTCTTAACAGGGGTGTCAACGCAGCATGCCCTACTCGGCTCGATCCGCCGCACGTCTCTATTCAGAGTAGATCAACAGCTGCAACCCGATGGCGACGACGAGGCAGGCCCACAACAGTTCCCAGTAGGATCGCTCTGCGATGAGTTGTCGGGATCGCCAGCCGGAGATCAACTTTGACGATCCGGCAGTAATTGCCATGGTCCCCATCATGACATGGTGCAGCGCGATTTTCTGAGCGGCCGGGTGCTCCCCATGCGAGTGCCCGAACAACATCAGCCCCCCCACAATGGCGAACAGCGGCAGGGGCGCCGCCCACACAGCATGATCAGACCAGCCGACACGCCGCAAACATTCCACTGAGCCGACAGCCAGCGCGAGGATCCCGTAAACTTTGTGCTGGAGCACTTCCGGATCAAGTCCGCCAAATGTTTGAACAAACGTCATCGACCCGACGGGCCATGCGTCGTGATCGCTCCAGATGAGGAGAAAGATCCCCGCAACGATCAACGCACCGGGTAGCAAGACTCGTGTCCAGGCCAAGGACGTCCAGCCGAGCGCCTGTCGCACTTCACCAAGGCCGATCAACAACAGAAAGACCCCAGCCAGATGGTGATTAAACTCGGAATAGGCAACGCCTTGGCGAGATCCTTCCCATTGATCCTCCCCGGCGGAAGGATGACCATGGTGGTGCGCCTGCCCGCCGAGCGCATGGGTCTGGCCATGATCGGCAGACTGGGCCATGGAATGAGAGGCGGCCACGACGGAGAGCAACAGACACAGCAGCGCCAGCAGCGGGACCACTGACGTCAGAGCGCTCAAGCACTGTATGGGTGAGAGAAAACCCTTCGGCAGGCATCGAACGGCCCATCCGGCAAGCCGGATGGGCCAAGAACTCGGCTCAGGCATGCACGCCCACTACATAAATTTCATAAACTTTTCCTTGGCCTCGTCCATCACTTGCGCGGTGATCTCGGCCAAGCCCCGCTCCTTGGCAATCCGTTCGATTTCTCGTCTGGCCATCGGACGGATGAAGTCAGGGATGTTATCCATACGCTGCTCGGCATCTTTCGTCCAGGCAATTCCGTTGGGCGAATCGTTCTTGGAATCATCCATGACTTGCAGCGTAATCGACTTATATCCGTGTTTACGCGCATAGGCCTCGACGCTGCTTTGCACCATTGGCTTCACGAACGACGGGAGGCGCTCCAGTTTTTCTTTGGCATCCGGGGTCCAGGTAAATTCACTGGCGCCAGTGCCGTTCTGAGGCTTCCCACCGGAGGTCAGCCCCATCTCCGCGACCATCGCCGAGAACGGACATCCCCCGCTGGTTTTTTCTCCGCTGGCTGCCGGAGCGGCAGGTTTTGCCGTCGCCGGTTGACCACCCTGGATCTTCTCGTTGAGATATGCCGCCATCTGCCCTGCGCCGGCCTGTGCTTCATCCTTCAGGGTTCCACGGGTCATCTCGAATGGCTCCGCCGTCTCTGTTCGGCCTCCAAGCTTCACGCCGAGGGACGCGACCATCTGCGTCTCACCGGGGTTGGTTACCATGGAAAACTTTGCGTCGCACGATGGACAGCCGAAGAACACACCGAGTGAGCCCTCACCGGGTTTTTCGACCTTCTGAAACGTCATGTAGGTCTCGCAGTTCAGGCAAACGAACTTCATAGGATCCCCCTTCCAGGTCGGTGTGCTTACAGCTTTTCCGCCAGGACTTTTTTATAATCCAATAACGCTTGAATCCGCCCGACAATGTCCTGATACTTCCGAATGGTCGGATAGTCAGGATCGAGAAGCGGTTGCCCCTTATCGAACGTCTTGGCGAGGGTACGATCGAAGGGAATACGACCCAACAACGGCAAGTCCAACACCTCGCACATCGCCTCGGTATTCCCCTCGAACAGTTCATTCTCAGCGCCACAGGACGGGCACCGATACTCGCTCATATTTTCCACAATGCCTAACACCCGGATGCCCATGTCCCTGGCGTAGGTCACTGATTTCTGCACGACATCAGACGCCACCTCCGACGGTGTCGTCACGACGATTGCCCCAGCCAGATCCGGGATGAACCCCGCAATGACAGGCGGTTTATCCGCGGCCGCTCCTGGAGGCAAGTCGGCGAGAAGATAATCCAGCTCGCCCCACGCCACATCGGCGAGGAACTCCCGGATCACGTTCATTTCCATCAATCCCAGCCACACGGGGCTCAGATCCATCGGGCCCTTCCACCGGACCGGTGACGCATCGCCGAGGAAAAAATCCATCGAGGCGACTTTGATCCCGAGCGGTCCGACCGGCGGCAATGCTCCATCGGGGGTCATGGTCAACGACTGGCCATGCAAACCCATCATCCGCGGAACACAGGGACCGTTCAAATCCACATCGAGCAATCCAACCTTGACTCCCTGGCGTGCGAATGCCAACGCGAGATTCACGGTGGTCATGCTCTTCCCGACGCCACCCTTCCCGCTCATCACCACAAGCTTCCGCTTGATGCCGGCCATACGAGCCTGCACCTGCTTCATCTGCGCGGTAATCTGTTGCACGACTTTCGCGTCGTCGGAATACTGCAGTTTTGTCAGGATCGACTTGAGATCCTTTCCGGCAGCCATGGTCATGAAAAGCCCTCGAAATTGTTGATGAAGGACGCTACCACAGGGATTTGAATGGAGTCAAACAGCCCTGGGACGGCCACGCGTCCGTGGATCGTGCGCTGATCCCGTGACGGTCACCGAAACCAACCGACCGAGTGTGGCGCCCTACCCTCAGATGGAATATTGAATGGTGGACCTGGTGCCGGAGGGTTGGATCAACACGCCCCGCCGCTTGAGCTCCTCAATAATTTGGCGGGCGGCCGCATCAAAGTCCTGCGGCCCCGCAAAATGCAGATCCGTATTCGGCGGCGGCTCCTCCCCGGCTCGACTCATATGCACCGCAATCACTGGCGCCGGCTGGACCAGGGTTCGTATCATCTCTGCCATGCGTTGATAATTGATGCCGAACGTTTTGCTCGTGGACACCACAATGAGCCCCGTATCGATCAGCAGCCTGGCCACCTCGCCGTACCG
The sequence above is drawn from the Nitrospira defluvii genome and encodes:
- the ruvB gene encoding Holliday junction branch migration DNA helicase RuvB, translating into MTERTVSSQLTDDERGLETALRPQSLQEYVGQPRMKESLEICIEAAKRRGEALDHAIFYGPPGLGKTTIAHIIAREMGSAIRSTSGLVLSHAGDLAAILTNLQERDVLFIDEIHRLPASVEEALYPAMEDYQLDLVIGQGASTRTVKLELPRFTLVGATTRAGALTSPLRDRFGLVHRLEFYTPRELTAIVTRSAGLLHIPIDEAGAAEIARRARGTPRIVNRLIKRIRDYAEIKAQGRITRSVAQEALVWLAVDTAGLDEMDRRIVLTVIEKFNGGPVGVDSLAAAVQEDKGTLEDVYEPYLIQAGFLERTGRGRQATRLAFDHFKKQKDLLSFSGGTESVTTP
- the ruvA gene encoding Holliday junction branch migration protein RuvA, which codes for MIALLTGHLAFKAPSHLTLDVHGVGYEVLIPLSTYYSLPNQHESVTLSIHTHVREDAIQLYGFLTGAEKEAFLLLTGISGIGPKLGLSVLSTLSVKDLFSAIQAGDTEKLGTVPGIGKKSAARIALELKDKVAKLHPVCTSDDSGNGQPVSPLYDDALSALVNLGYRQPDVKEALKRVEKSGAMAQGLEQVIREALKDLAKG
- a CDS encoding YebC/PmpR family DNA-binding transcriptional regulator, translating into MGGHSHWATIKRHKSAVDAKRGKIFTRIIRELTIAARSGGDPDGNPRLRLAIAKAKEANMPGDTMKKAIQRGTGELPGVTYEEFTLEGYGPGGTAVLMEITSDNRNRTVAEIRSLLTKNGGNMAEAGAVSWQFHKKGVLVVEKGKVEEDALLTIALEAGAEDVKVGDKAFEVLTSPQDFEAVKKALADAKIEYTLAELNFIPQNTIALEEKAAEQMLKLMEILDEHDDVQKVHANFDISDEVMEKVAAATA
- a CDS encoding PCP reductase family protein; its protein translation is MKFVCLNCETYMTFQKVEKPGEGSLGVFFGCPSCDAKFSMVTNPGETQMVASLGVKLGGRTETAEPFEMTRGTLKDEAQAGAGQMAAYLNEKIQGGQPATAKPAAPAASGEKTSGGCPFSAMVAEMGLTSGGKPQNGTGASEFTWTPDAKEKLERLPSFVKPMVQSSVEAYARKHGYKSITLQVMDDSKNDSPNGIAWTKDAEQRMDNIPDFIRPMARREIERIAKERGLAEITAQVMDEAKEKFMKFM
- a CDS encoding Mrp/NBP35 family ATP-binding protein, which produces MTMAAGKDLKSILTKLQYSDDAKVVQQITAQMKQVQARMAGIKRKLVVMSGKGGVGKSMTTVNLALAFARQGVKVGLLDVDLNGPCVPRMMGLHGQSLTMTPDGALPPVGPLGIKVASMDFFLGDASPVRWKGPMDLSPVWLGLMEMNVIREFLADVAWGELDYLLADLPPGAAADKPPVIAGFIPDLAGAIVVTTPSEVASDVVQKSVTYARDMGIRVLGIVENMSEYRCPSCGAENELFEGNTEAMCEVLDLPLLGRIPFDRTLAKTFDKGQPLLDPDYPTIRKYQDIVGRIQALLDYKKVLAEKL